One genomic window of Biomphalaria glabrata chromosome 9, xgBioGlab47.1, whole genome shotgun sequence includes the following:
- the LOC106062981 gene encoding uncharacterized protein LOC106062981, producing the protein MATGNAGNASITNLTETTFLKNDNSLYCFRGTLDYIQQFQLFLCFINPVFALIGLILNIISMIILHKNQLKKPSNLLLFALMVADTMNMMVNLNFSYMLKYFGPVKTKPGYCTWEYGITVNTIIYGYYQLCFFIGTWGHCVNATIPVIITLERALAVFLPVTFTKLVTTRSALVSCSLVYIGWLVWNCFTASIGKVVHIEVSSGKFVSINTATDFFRQNYALIYIFYVYVAESLASWVPICLVILGCIAIGIRVRVSLLRRKRLSGIKAKLKWSPRTTRTLVTTCLIFAVTHAVNSFISAFVPISDTTPVLTYFLVYLAEFINLINCSSNFFVYVLCNRNLWNIFKDLITWP; encoded by the coding sequence ATGGCTACAGGCAATGCTGGCAACGCATCCATAACTAATCTGACAGAAACAACATTTCTGAAAAATGATAACTCGCTGTACTGTTTTCGCGGAACACTAGATTACATCCAGCAATTTCAACTGTTCTTGTGTTTCATCAACCCGGTGTTCGCTCTCATTGGTCTGATCTTAAACATTATCAGTATGATCATACTCCACAAAAATCAACTCAAGAAGCCATCCAACTTACTTCTGTTCGCCCTTATGGTAGCTGACACAATGAACATGATGGTTAATCTTAACTTCTCGTACATgctcaagtattttggcccgGTAAAGACCAAACCAGGTTACTGCACATGGGAATACGGCATTACTGTGAACACCATTATCTATGGGTATTATCAACTATGCTTCTTTATAGGTACTTGGGGGCATTGCGTGAATGCCACCATACCAGTCATCATCACCCTGGAAAGAGCTTTAGCAGTTTTTTTACCGGTCACTTTTACTAAGCTGGTTACGACCAGATCAGCGTTAGTTAGTTGTAGTTTGGTTTACATTGGCTGGTTAGTTTGGAATTGCTTCACCGCATCAATTGGCAAAGTGGTCCATATTGAAGTTTCCAGTGGGAAGTTTGTTTCTATCAACACCGCCACAGACTTCTTCCGGCAGAACTACGCCCTCATTTATATCTTCTACGTATATGTGGCCGAATCTTTGGCTTCTTGGGTGCCCATATGTTTGGTTATCCTAGGGTGCATCGCCATCGGAATACGCGTCCGAGTTTCCCTTTTGCGACGGAAACGTCTGTCGGGGATAAAAGCAAAGTTGAAGTGGTCGCCACGGACGACTCGGACTCTGGTGACCACGTGTTTGATATTTGCCGTGACGCACGCTGTCAATTCATTTATCTCAGCCTTCGTGCCAATCAGTGACACCACTCCAGTCCTGACATACTTTCTGGTGTATCTGGCAGAGTTCATCAATCTGATCAATTGTTCTAGTAATTTCTTTGTCTACGTTCTCTGCAACAGAAATCTCTGGAATATTTTCAAAGATCTCATTACATGGCCTTAA
- the LOC129928066 gene encoding uncharacterized protein LOC129928066: MTTLRKLDELSCKQLKEELRDRELRIFCDKEKMRASLWQALVDEGEDPETYVFEIEPDIGEVLNTMQNWLCELCTFQYSMNHSMDKLIRNVQGQINPVRERSPSFNNNEPLLIQDYGCTDSYKECVNVNKKNADEQKETVEAIEEVCYATETFDVPALSATTTRTEQDNFEPVTLDLKDPCRSTYEGNLNFDCCIQAVSNNCTCGASRRECKCQETHQQGLKPVDFDTSVFTRERGLEGGQKNPAADELVHVPRRHVFWTRLKIMPCLTTWPPGGLRCIKKACWSNV; encoded by the coding sequence ATGACAACGcttaggaagctagatgaacttagctgtaaacagttaaaagaggagctccgagacagggagctgaggatcttctgtgacaaagaaaaaatgagagccAGTCTTTGGCAGGCCCTTGTTGATGAAGGGGAGGATCCGGAAACATATGTgtttgagatagaaccagatatTGGTGAGGTGCTGAACACCATGCAAAACTGGTTATGTGAACTTTGTACTTTCCAGTATTCGATGAATCATTctatggacaaactgatacgtAACGTGCAAGGCCAGATCAATCCAGTAAGAGAGAGGAGTCCATCATTCAACAACAATGAACCGTTACTCATTCAAGACTATGGCTGTACTGATAGTTACAAAGAATGCGTCaatgttaacaagaaaaacgcagatgaacagaaagagacagttgaaGCAATAGAAGAAGTCTGCTACGCGACTGAAACTTTTGATGTACCAGCTTTGAGTGCCACAACGACCCGGACAGAGCAGGACAACTTTGAGCCTGTCACTTTGGACCTTAAGGACCCCTGTCGATCGACCTACGAGGGGAACTTAAATTTTGATTGTTGCATTCAGGCGGTAAGCAACAACTGTACATGCGGTGCTTCACGAAGGGAGTGCAAATGTCAAGAAACCCATCAACAGGGTCTGAAACCAGTGGACTTCGATACTTCTGTTTTCACCCGCGAGAGAGGCCTTGAAGGTGGTCAGAAGAACCCTGCCGCTGATGAACTTGTGCACGTGCCCCGCAGACATGTCTTTTGGACACGCTTGAAGATTATGCCGTGTTTGACTACCTGGCCTCCTGGGGGCCTACGGTGCATCAAGAAAGCGTGCTGGAGCAATGTGTAA